Part of the Luteolibacter rhizosphaerae genome, AGCGGCGAGAGGTGATCTCGACATCCCGCATCATCGGGTAGCGGTAGAAGTGAAATTCTGAGAGTTCTTCGATCCATCCGCCGAGGACAAACGCTCCGTACCGGGGCCCTTTGCATAGGACATGCGGCTCCATGGTGAACCGCTCGCCTTTGTGAAGAAACGTGATGATCCTGCGTCCACGAATGGCGGAGCGCAGCTCGTCCAGTGTCGCGTATGAAGGTGTCATAGCAGCGGCAGGCTTAAAACCCGTCCGCAGATAGGGCAAGAGAACATGCATAGGAGATCCGCGTAGTGTGCGGGCCGGCGGCCTCCCCGCCACCGGCCCGCGTTCCAGCGGGTGCCAGAAAGAGGAGGCCGGGCCCGCCCCCGCGGACCCGGCGATGCCCTATCAGCTGATGCTCTCAGCGCCTAGCAGATTGCAAGAGAACGGTGCCTGTCGTCAAGACCACGGGAGGGGAAACGCGGGCCGACCCTCCCGGTGGTCGACCCGCTCCGGAGCAACCGGGCACTATACCGCTGCCCCTTCCGAAAAGTAAGGGCTTGGGTTCCAGTCCTGCCGGGAAATCCGCGGGGCTTTTAAGCCCACAATTCCGTTAGACTAGCGCAAAATTGCCTTGAGCAGCCCCACCGCTAATAGGGAATCTACGCACGTCACGAGCGACTGCCGGGCCGGACGGGGGACAAACTATGAGGGTGAAGCTCCTTCGTCCGGCCCTACCTCAGGTGCAGCCTCGCGGCGGCGCAAGGTGATGTCGACGATCACGTTGCCGAAGCCCTCGTCTTCAAGATGGGCCTCCGGGGATCCGGTGGCGAGGAGGTAGTCGCGGGCGGCATGCAGCAACCTTCCCCGGCAATGGTTTTCGTGGTCTAGTTCGATCGAAGTGCGTGTTCTCATGTAGGTGGGACTCCACCCTCCTAGATCCATTCAATGAAACGAGAGCAGCGGCCACTTACCTCGCCCTAAGCAGGGCGCTTAAGTCAATTGACCCGCTTCCACCCCTGCCGCCCGCAAAGCACCTTTGGACTGCAAATTGTCATCAACCTGGTAGCGCCCGGCAGGACCATGTAGTCGCCCTGCATCCCGCTTGGCCTTCGATTCGCGGTCAAGATGGGAGTGCGGACCGGGGGAGCTCACCTCGAGACGTACCACACACTGCGAGGAATTCCCCGGCCCGCGGCTGCAGGGTAGCACGGGGGGCGAAAGCGCCAACTTCGGTTGTGGGACGGCTGCAAACGACGTCCTAACAAAATTCGTTCTACTTACTTGACGCACCCGGATCTTGGGTGCACTATCCACCTAGATGCACGACGACATCGATCTATTCCAATTTACCGAGATGTTCCCGACGGAGCAGTCCTGCATCGACTTCTTGGAAGCGGCTCGTTTCCGTGGTGGCTCGGTGCAATCTCCCTTTACAGGCGGCGAGTGCTATCGAGTGACAACCCGCCCAGGCACATTCAAATGCAAGGAAACTCGTCAAACCTTTAGCGTCCGGCACGGAACTATCTTCGAAGACTCGCGGCTCAAGTTGCGAAAATGGTTCTTTGCGATCTTTCTGATCCACTCGATGAGAGGAGACATCACTAGCGTACAGATCGCCAAGGCGATCGGTGTCACGCAGAAGACAGCTTGGTTTATGATCCAGCGAGTGCGCTCTGCAGTCGAGCATCGCAGCTTTTCACTGCCTACCGCTGTGGGCTGTCGGCAAGCGAAAACTCGCTCCAAACGCTAACCTTGCCGTATGAGTTCAAATTTCTCCAAGCTGGCTCCAATCTTTCGTGGCCCCTTCCTGAGGAAGGTGGCCAATGGAGCCCATATGCCTGAGCTTGCTGAACGGCTGCGTAGCTGCGGACTTGATCACTTGATGATCCTTCCACTCTGGGAAATTTTCGAGGAGGCTCATAAAGTCTTGGTCCAATATTATCGCTGTGAGTATATCTTCAAAAACATTCTTACGCATAACTGGTTCGAGTCTGAGCACGCGGTGGAGAATACATACATTACGGAGGAATTCAGGATTGGAAGGAGCCGCGTGGATCTCGCGGTTTTCGCAAATGCCTCGTTTGCCTTCGAGATCAAGACCGACTATGATTCCATGGCCCGAATCGGGACTCAGACTGAAGATTATCTTAAGGTTTTTGACTATGTTTATGTAGTCACCTCGCTAAAACTCCGCGACACTGCCGCCAAGGCAATTCCTAAGAGCGTGGGGATGCTGACGATTAATAGTTTCGGGACTCTTGAGGCCTTCCGGGAATCGGAATCACATGGGAAGTTCCTCGACCTCAAAGTCTTTCAAGGTTGCCTTCGGCAGGGAGAGATGGTGGCCATGATCGAGCAATCTACCGGACAAAAAGTCGACGTTCCGAATTCGAAGATATTTACGGAGTGCAGGAAGCGGTTTAAGCAGATGTTGCCGTTCGAGGTCCAAAAGTTGTTTGTCGACCAATTGCGCCAGCGGAGATATCCGGTCGCTAATCTGAAACTTTTGAAGGATGCTCCGCCTTCGTTGAAACACGCATCTCTTACGCTCACTGGAACCGCACAAGAAATTGAACGTTTAAGGATAAATCTAACCAAAGTCTGGCCAAGACCTGACGCCAAAAATCATGCCCACATACTTCCCCTTCCTTCGCGGGAAACAGAACGAGCTCATCGCTGTCCGTGAATTGTCAGGGCGAATCGCCGATAGCTCGGCAGTTCGTCCCATTATCGAACCCGTTAATGGCAACGCCACTACAATCGGGGCTCTAAACGAGTTCTACCGACAAGGTATGCAGTTCGGTTTGATCGTAAATCCCTCGCATGGGGAATTTGCCGGCAACGAAGCCAGGCTTCTTTCCGACGTCATCAAGCCTACTGTGCTGGATTACGACAACTTTTTCCCGATTTTGCAGGTCGACCGCAATACGAGCCTTGCCCAGGTGGAATGGTTCAAGAAGCAGTTCCCTCAGGAGTGGAAGGCGGTCATCTATAGAGCAATGCCGGAAGTGCCCAGAGTGTTGGACTGGGTCACAACAGACGCGCGGATCTATCACCATATCTTTTTGGACGGGAGGGTGTCAGGAGAATACGTCACCCAAGTCCCCGCCGCACGCCGCGTAATGATCAGGGATAATTTCAATAAGCAGGAGCGCAATAAGGACTATGAGCTAGTTGAGCACTTCACAGACATGAACACCCTCGTAGGCAATCCCGAGGGTGTGGGTTGGGGAGACTTTTCCATAGTTGGAAGCAAATTTTCGGAAGGTGGGGGCCAAGCTTATGCGGTTGCCATCCACCACGTCCACCAATCGCAAAATGGCGATCATCTTGATGTTAGCCACGCAATCTCAGATCGGCAGGACACCGATGAGGACACTCCCGGCAAAGTGATCGAGGCGGTCAACAACCTGCTCTCCCGCGTGGAGAATCTCTACCCCAATGACACCAGTGCTTGCCGTGAGTATCAGAAGATGTCTCGCACGGGCGTTTCGCGCGGGCTTGGCTACCTTAAACGTCTGGCCATTCGGCATCACCTTGAAATCTTTCTTCCTCAATGAGCGAGGATACCAACGCGTTCAATCGGCTGCCAGGATTCAAGGAGATGTTGGCACGGATTTCCCAAGTGCCAGCATCTGACGCTGGAGAACACGAGCAATTCGATGTGGTGCAGCGTGTGAGAGACGAAAGCAATGGCATCGTCTACAAGCTGATGAGCGATCATCGGTTGACTCCCGCCGAGGTACGCAAGGCCCTCGCAAATGCATTTCGGAAGACTGACATCTGGCCGGATGACGAATCGGAGATCGAGATTCGTGTGTGAATGCGCGGCTTTTCCTTTTCCCTTCCTCTCCGGAGCCAAGGAGATACCGGGGCAGCCCCCCGGGGTTTTCTATTTCCCCATCTCCCGCGCCACCCTCAGAACCGCTAGCACCACAGAGCGCCATGGGCCATGTGGTAGGCATTGAGCGGCTTGGGCACCTCGATGCGGACCTCGACCGGCCGGGCCTCCTTGTCCTCCCCGTTCCAGTCCCACTCGTGGCGCATGAAGTTCACCAGCATCTCGCGCGCGCTCCGCTCGAACTCGGTGGCCGGGGCCTGCCCGTTGTACGCTGAAGGGCGCAGCTCGACCACCATATCGAGCGCGAAGTCATCGCGGATGCCGACCTTGAAGTAGTGCCTAGGGTTCATGGGAGTGAACGCCCGGATCGCTAAGCCCATTTTACGAGACGTCAAGAAACGCTGTCAATTGAATACCTACATTTCTGTAGTAAAAAACCCTCTAGCCAAGTAATCGACGGTACGTATTCGTGTAGTGGTCAAGCTTCCCCCCGCTTGATACACCTCCCCCCAGCGAGCCCCGTGCTCGATCCCGCTGCTCCACCGGGGGCAGCGGGATCACCCAAACAAAACCTCCCATGTATACTACCCAAAAGCTCGAAGAGGAGATCGCTCGCGATCTTGATGCCCTATCCGGCGAGGGTGCCGCTAAAATTTGCAACATCCTAAGGGGCCTCCTGACCTGCCTCCACGACTTGAACACGCGGCTCAGTGTAATAGAAAAGGGCCGAAGCGAGGGAGATGTGTCACCTGCTGATGGGCTGCCGCGGTAAATCCCGCGCCACACCCTCGAGGATCCGGCCCTGTGCCTCGACGAAGGATCGCTCGGTGGAAAATGCCTCGCGCGAGTCGTGGTCTGGCTTAGAAGTCTATGATGGAGATCGTTTTCCGAACCTACGAGACCGCCACAGAAGTCGAAGCCGCCCTGCTCAAAGCAGCCGAAGCATTCCTCGAAGAGTCGGAGCAGGCCGAGGCGGGCCTTGAAACTCAGCTCGAGTCCGGCTCCGCCCTCATCATCACGGTGACACGATGCCAGAAGGATGGTCACGCTGGAGCGAAAAGCGCCGAGGCCCCGGAGGCACCGTAGGAATTGTTTTCTCCGTGGCTCATGGCTTCTCAAGTTCCCGAGCCACTCCCTCCAAGATCAGCCCTTGGGCCTTGATCGCCTCGGTCTGCCTCCCGCTTCTCTCGTAAGGTGCAGAGAAGACCGCCGCGGAGTTCGACACGCGACGGCCTTCCGAGGCGTGGGAGCGGGATGCCGGCTTCTAGACCAATTCGATAATTCCAAATCCAGGCGTAACACGCCATGGTAGGCGAGCCCGCGGTCCGCTTGGCTCATGCGGTAATTTCAGCTTTCACCTGAGCCTGCTGGTTCCCTACACGTTTACGTTCGGCAATGAAAAAGCTCGAACGATACTAGGGTCTTCTGTCCAGCGTGGTGGGGATGCCTACCCTAACCCGCTATCCCCTCTTCCAGATGATCTGGTCTATTCCCGCCGTCAGAGTGGCGGAGCAGTATGGTATCTCCAGCAATGCCCTGGGCAAGATCTGTGAGGCAATGGACATCCCGACTCCGCCGAGAGGTTATTGGGCGAAGGTCCAAGCCGGGCATCAGCCAGAAAAAGGAAGTCTTCCACTTGAAGGCGTGGGAACCGTTTTGAGCTGGAAGATCGACACGGTTGCAAGTTCCAACCTGAGAGAGGCAGCACGGAAGCGCGCACTCCAACGCTCGGCCGAAGCGAATCTTGATCAGCCTCCTTTGAAGACAAGCCTGGAACGTCTGCACCCCTTGATTGTCTCCACGAGAATCGAGTTTCGGCAGAGCCTGCTCGGGTGGAAGCGGCGAAGCAGGGATTCTCGGCGGTGGATAGATCTTCGTGTATCCAAACAGCAGTTAGATCGGGGCCTACTGTTCTTGGAGAATCTGGTCAGGACCGCGGAGGCGCGTGGTATTTGCTTTCGATGCAAAGCCGATTTGCCGCCCTTCGATAGGAGCACCAACTGGTGCTACCGCTGTTTCTTTCATGTGGACGGAATCTCTTTCAATTTCCGCTTGAAGGAGATAGGTGCGCGGCGCTTTCAGCTCTCGGTCTCGGATAGCCATGACGTGGAAATCTTCACTTGGCGCGACGCAAGAGGCGCACCGATTGAGGAAAGAATCCCCGGCATCGTGCATCGCGTTTGCGAAGAGATATCCTCGCGAATCGCCAAAAGGCCGAGGCCAGAAGAGCCAGTCGAACGTGAAGCGCGGCTACGAGCTGAGCGGGAACGACTAGCAGAGCGGGAGCGAGTGGCAGGGGAAAGACAAGAGGCTGAGAAACAACTCAAATTGCGCGAAGCTGCCAGAGCGGCTGCAGAAAATACCTTGCTTGAGAATGCACGAGCTTCTCAGCGGGCGGCGCAACTCGAAGTATACCTAGAGCGTGTGGAGAGGCACCATGATATCGCCGCCTTCCCAGAGGCCCGCCTCTGGTTGGAGTGGGGAAGAGAGCGATTGAGAGCTCTCAGGGCCGTGGAGAAGGAGCCTTGGAGAGATGGAGGATTCGTCTACTTTCTTCAGCAACTGAAGGAACCCTGATCGCAGCAGCAGTGGCTCCCACAAAGGGATTAGACCTAGGTTACCGCCATGAGTGAGAGAAGGGTGGAGTGATCCTGAAATGTTCCAAAAACCGGGGTGTGCTGATACCGGGCAGGAAAGGGCAAACCCCGTAAATAAAAGGGTGGG contains:
- a CDS encoding sce7725 family protein; translated protein: MPTYFPFLRGKQNELIAVRELSGRIADSSAVRPIIEPVNGNATTIGALNEFYRQGMQFGLIVNPSHGEFAGNEARLLSDVIKPTVLDYDNFFPILQVDRNTSLAQVEWFKKQFPQEWKAVIYRAMPEVPRVLDWVTTDARIYHHIFLDGRVSGEYVTQVPAARRVMIRDNFNKQERNKDYELVEHFTDMNTLVGNPEGVGWGDFSIVGSKFSEGGGQAYAVAIHHVHQSQNGDHLDVSHAISDRQDTDEDTPGKVIEAVNNLLSRVENLYPNDTSACREYQKMSRTGVSRGLGYLKRLAIRHHLEIFLPQ
- a CDS encoding WYL domain-containing protein, with product MTPSYATLDELRSAIRGRRIITFLHKGERFTMEPHVLCKGPRYGAFVLGGWIEELSEFHFYRYPMMRDVEITSRRFDQPRPCFDPYDRMIEQVDTVV
- a CDS encoding sce7726 family protein, translated to MSSNFSKLAPIFRGPFLRKVANGAHMPELAERLRSCGLDHLMILPLWEIFEEAHKVLVQYYRCEYIFKNILTHNWFESEHAVENTYITEEFRIGRSRVDLAVFANASFAFEIKTDYDSMARIGTQTEDYLKVFDYVYVVTSLKLRDTAAKAIPKSVGMLTINSFGTLEAFRESESHGKFLDLKVFQGCLRQGEMVAMIEQSTGQKVDVPNSKIFTECRKRFKQMLPFEVQKLFVDQLRQRRYPVANLKLLKDAPPSLKHASLTLTGTAQEIERLRINLTKVWPRPDAKNHAHILPLPSRETERAHRCP